In Thioalkalivibrio sp. XN279, a single window of DNA contains:
- a CDS encoding cephalosporin hydroxylase family protein has translation MTKFEQEVIDRLSANASNPELVEAAHNFMLASTRPKYSYNFFWCGRPVIQYPQDIVALQELIWQIKPDLIIETGIAHGGSLIFSASMLALLDYCDALENGVAMDPRQPRRHVLGVDIDIRAHNRAAIEAHPLSNRINMIEGSSIDSVIVKRIHSMAEGFECVLVCLDSNHTYEHVLGELDAYASLVTPGSYLVVFDTIIENLPAYMFPDRPWGPGDNPKTAVWEFLKSHPEFQVDKDIQNKLLITVAPDGYLKRVR, from the coding sequence GTGACAAAGTTCGAACAAGAGGTGATCGATCGACTCTCCGCTAACGCGAGTAACCCAGAATTGGTGGAGGCCGCCCACAATTTCATGCTCGCATCGACCCGGCCAAAATACTCCTACAACTTTTTCTGGTGCGGGCGCCCCGTCATCCAATATCCTCAGGACATCGTGGCGCTCCAGGAACTGATCTGGCAAATCAAGCCGGACCTAATCATCGAAACCGGTATCGCGCACGGTGGCTCGCTGATCTTCAGCGCCTCGATGCTGGCATTGCTTGATTATTGCGACGCTTTGGAAAACGGGGTTGCGATGGATCCCAGGCAACCTCGTCGCCACGTGCTCGGTGTCGACATTGACATTCGCGCCCATAACCGTGCAGCAATTGAGGCGCATCCGTTATCGAATCGCATCAATATGATCGAGGGTTCATCCATAGACTCAGTTATCGTCAAGCGGATTCATTCCATGGCCGAAGGCTTCGAGTGTGTGCTGGTTTGTCTCGACAGCAATCATACCTACGAACACGTTCTCGGCGAGCTTGATGCTTATGCGTCGCTAGTAACCCCTGGTAGCTACCTTGTGGTTTTCGACACTATTATCGAGAACCTACCGGCATACATGTTTCCCGATCGTCCTTGGGGTCCCGGGGATAATCCCAAGACGGCTGTCTGGGAGTTCCTCAAGAGCCATCCTGAGTTTCAGGTCGACAAAGATATCCAGAACAAGCTGCTGATTACCGTGGCACCAGACGGATACTTGAAACGGGTGCGTTGA
- a CDS encoding NAD(P)-dependent oxidoreductase, producing the protein MILVTGGDGFVGRQVVRSLAKKRHPLRLVLRNGSSTSIPLEHGVHVIETPDLFQAKPSWWKSVLDGVDTVIHLAWYTEPGKYLDSDQNVTCLKGTIDLAHASIQAGVRRFVGVGTCFEYDLDVGTVTTDTPLKPQSLYAACKASAFLVLSQLLPSLGVHFAWCRLFYLYGEGEDPRRLVPYLRRQLSAGEPAELTSGTQIRDFLDVREAGELIAEAALGHRQGPINICSGVPVTVRQLAEEIADEFGRRDLLQFGARQDNLFDPPRVVGVREP; encoded by the coding sequence ATGATCCTGGTTACCGGTGGCGACGGGTTCGTTGGTCGTCAGGTCGTCCGCAGCCTTGCCAAGAAACGACATCCCTTGAGATTGGTCCTGCGTAACGGGTCATCAACCTCAATCCCTTTGGAACACGGTGTCCACGTTATAGAAACACCTGACCTTTTCCAGGCAAAGCCATCTTGGTGGAAATCGGTCTTGGATGGAGTGGATACGGTGATTCACTTGGCATGGTATACGGAACCAGGCAAGTATCTTGATTCGGACCAAAACGTGACGTGTCTTAAGGGCACCATCGATTTGGCCCACGCTAGTATCCAGGCCGGCGTTCGCAGATTCGTAGGTGTTGGCACCTGTTTTGAGTACGATCTAGATGTTGGCACGGTGACCACCGACACCCCGCTCAAGCCACAAAGCCTTTACGCAGCCTGCAAGGCGTCTGCGTTTCTCGTGCTGAGCCAGTTGCTGCCATCATTGGGTGTGCACTTTGCCTGGTGTCGTTTGTTCTACCTTTATGGGGAGGGCGAGGATCCGCGTCGTCTTGTTCCGTACCTCCGCCGGCAACTAAGCGCCGGTGAGCCGGCGGAGTTGACTAGCGGAACACAGATTCGCGATTTTCTCGATGTCCGGGAGGCCGGCGAGCTGATCGCGGAAGCAGCTCTTGGTCACCGTCAGGGGCCAATCAACATCTGTTCCGGAGTGCCGGTTACGGTGCGGCAGTTGGCCGAGGAGATCGCGGACGAATTTGGGCGGCGGGATCTTTTGCAGTTTGGCGCGCGGCAAGACAACCTTTTCGATCCGCCGCGCGTGGTAGGTGTTCGCGAGCCTTGA
- a CDS encoding class I SAM-dependent methyltransferase codes for MNCRHCCTRLQHVFLDLGFAPPSNAYLTEADLHSPELYYPLKLYVCDHCWLVQTEDYAQPEELFRSDYAYFSSTSTTWLAHAARYTEMIRRRLGLDVASFVIEVAANDGYLLKNFVVAGIPCLGIEPAAGTAAEAEAQGIPVLREFFGAALGQRLADAGQQADLIIGNNVYAHVPDINDFTVGLRQALKPGGTITLEFPHLLRLIQHTQFDTVYHEHFSYLSLHTVQRIFSVHSLRIWDVEQLLTHGGSLRVYGVHAEDQRKTTDRLGAILDAESRAGLRDLNVYQRFQPRADKVKDDLVAYLIEQKRTGRKVAGYGAAAKGSTLLNYAGIKPDLLPFVCDAAVSKQGRYLPGSHIPIKSPQALLDQPPDDLLILPWNIADELRSQFVALDERGTRFVTAVPTLRAI; via the coding sequence GTGAACTGCCGCCATTGTTGCACCCGACTCCAACACGTCTTCTTGGACCTGGGTTTTGCACCGCCGTCCAACGCCTACCTGACCGAGGCAGACCTCCACAGCCCCGAGCTGTATTACCCGCTCAAGCTCTATGTCTGCGATCACTGCTGGCTTGTCCAGACAGAAGACTACGCTCAACCCGAGGAGCTGTTCCGCTCCGACTACGCGTACTTTTCCTCGACATCAACGACATGGTTGGCACATGCGGCCCGCTACACGGAGATGATCCGTAGGCGCCTAGGGCTTGATGTTGCCAGCTTCGTCATCGAGGTTGCGGCGAATGATGGTTACCTGCTCAAAAACTTCGTCGTCGCCGGCATACCCTGTCTCGGGATTGAGCCGGCTGCCGGCACAGCCGCGGAAGCGGAAGCACAGGGCATCCCAGTGCTACGTGAGTTCTTCGGCGCCGCGTTGGGCCAGCGCCTGGCAGACGCAGGCCAACAGGCCGACCTTATCATCGGCAACAACGTCTACGCGCATGTTCCGGACATCAACGACTTCACTGTCGGTCTCCGACAGGCACTAAAGCCCGGCGGGACAATCACCCTGGAATTTCCGCACCTGCTGCGGCTGATCCAACACACGCAGTTCGACACTGTCTACCACGAGCATTTCTCATACCTCTCGCTCCATACGGTACAGCGGATTTTCTCGGTGCACAGTTTGCGCATATGGGATGTCGAGCAATTGCTCACCCACGGCGGTAGCCTTCGTGTCTATGGGGTTCATGCCGAAGATCAACGGAAGACAACAGATAGGTTGGGTGCGATCCTCGACGCGGAATCGCGGGCCGGCCTCCGCGACCTCAATGTCTACCAAAGGTTCCAGCCCCGTGCGGACAAGGTAAAGGACGATCTTGTGGCTTACCTCATCGAACAGAAGCGCACTGGCCGAAAGGTTGCGGGCTATGGCGCAGCTGCCAAAGGCAGCACCCTGTTGAACTACGCTGGTATTAAGCCCGACCTGTTGCCCTTCGTCTGCGATGCTGCCGTATCCAAGCAGGGGCGTTATCTGCCTGGCAGTCATATCCCAATAAAATCTCCGCAGGCATTACTCGATCAGCCACCAGATGACTTGTTGATCCTGCCGTGGAACATAGCTGACGAACTCCGAAGCCAATTTGTCGCACTGGATGAGCGAGGCACGCGGTTTGTGACTGCCGTACCAACACTGCGTGCCATATGA
- a CDS encoding dTDP-4-dehydrorhamnose 3,5-epimerase family protein — protein sequence MRRFTLANTPLAGLSLLTRHPIGDQRGRLDRLFCRAELADLLKGRGIEQINHTLTVKAGTVRGMHFQYPPHAEMKLVTCVKGEVFDVAVDLRWRSPSFLCWHAERLSATNRRTLVIPEGFAHGFQTLADDCEVFYLHTAAYHSDAEGALNALDPRLGIAWPLPVGDRSDRDQTHPFLDEFFMGVDVL from the coding sequence ATGAGACGGTTCACTCTCGCCAATACCCCGTTGGCAGGGCTCTCCCTACTGACACGCCACCCAATCGGCGACCAACGTGGCCGTTTGGACAGGCTCTTTTGCCGCGCAGAACTGGCTGATCTGCTCAAAGGAAGAGGTATTGAGCAAATCAACCACACGCTCACAGTGAAGGCGGGGACGGTGCGGGGCATGCATTTCCAGTACCCGCCTCATGCCGAAATGAAGCTGGTCACCTGCGTTAAGGGCGAGGTGTTCGATGTCGCGGTCGATCTCCGGTGGCGATCGCCGAGTTTCCTGTGCTGGCACGCAGAACGTCTGAGCGCCACGAATCGACGAACTCTGGTCATCCCCGAAGGCTTTGCGCACGGTTTCCAGACGCTCGCCGACGATTGCGAGGTCTTCTATCTGCACACCGCCGCCTATCACTCGGACGCCGAAGGCGCGCTCAATGCCCTCGACCCGCGTCTCGGTATAGCCTGGCCTCTGCCGGTCGGAGACCGGTCCGATCGGGATCAGACACATCCCTTCCTGGATGAGTTTTTTATGGGGGTGGACGTATTGTGA